A DNA window from Hevea brasiliensis isolate MT/VB/25A 57/8 chromosome 2, ASM3005281v1, whole genome shotgun sequence contains the following coding sequences:
- the LOC110669235 gene encoding histone-lysine N-methyltransferase ATXR7 isoform X2, producing MVSSAALVPEFDNSFFSRKRLKVSDFEHQELDLHMATSIQSNTMECLSHGCFIDSHASSSSCSMDENACSNSVLETSCQLNGNSGDIPESSDAGGTGSSFQEKNYSGYVHPTFVSGWMYINENGQMCGPYIQQQLSEGLSTGFLPEDLPVYPIVNRTLLNPVPLKYFKQFPDHIATGFAYLGMCISGASVPANCFASFNMSSAIHGQKGIVLHASQVSSCPDAQLVSCSQVHHNTYCSNQPFSNSKAVNLDTPYLDTPFSLPSREDSCWMFEDDKGRKHGPHSLQELYSWHQYGYLGDSLMIYHNENKFRPLPLLSVINAWRMDKPESVFVSDVKTDSGSLLSFISEISEEVSCQLHSGIMKAARRVALDGIISNVISEFSTMRKAHRNPRLNYQDAKTCSTDEKMSEVPGERRNVVANECQAATCDLFSDKAYVDQIPVQFHRSTKSVGSIDNVWRSYAVVCRILFDYCMEVMWNAVFYDAVREYSTFWRKRKHWFAHQNIRIPATVTDYVKETEKLPSELESFDCDVECPPDFDLVMVEKDSQSQSPCISSFVPFGEKSSKLNSLSDSGCAYDGIKCILEYVENELHVSTKVSLVEYVELLVKEEVRKVVKFSEDDKLNKETFESSFHCYQTTENSSSELHDELRIDSNKVTLETSSDSVQAGKPFDFCASAFEKSRAYVNDTMDDQNINEPPPPGFEDNIRTLVPSSTCKFQLSRSDESIPKIREYVAMAVCRQKLHDDVLKGWISFFIDDILGQYVGLHHTSKGPLEPDSNVEGTYITNKEHDSTTIASLEKVKEGSRKFNSSDSTEMPLVTGKYTYHRKKKLAWKKLGSSSQSLTQVDAGLQHQPVEKSRKHQIVREVAENVAVEPVVATLKKEITKGQTELSVNARPLKTNVKSSSPSNQSLAKNATHQKVIKIKRTVPRPKHAVKRTGKSVSNSSEDLNNVKKVIDSNSHDAGIEKAVVHNYSENNLIATKVSKLKRKHSVGGGSVSHPAKIVKVANTASKQVATRQVTMRKAKSCKSRTSNYCPRSDGCARTSINGWEWHKWSINARPIERARVRGIDCVHANYSGSEAYTYQLSNGKVLSARTNRVKMRSLLAAVEGADLLKATQLKARKKHLRFQRSKIHDWGLVALEPIEAEDFVIEYVGELIRPRISDIRERLYEKMGIGSSYLFRLDDGYVVDATKRGGIARFINHSCEPNCYTKVITVEGQKKIFIYAKRFIAAGEEVTYNYKFPLEEKKIPCNCGSRKCRGSLN from the exons ATGGTTTCTTCGGCAGCACTTGTTCCAGAATTTGATAATTCTTTCTTCTCTAGGAAGAGGTTGAAAGTTTCAGATTTTGAACATCAAGAACTAGATTTGCACATGGCTACATCAATCCAGTCGAACACCATGGAATGCTTATCTCATGG GTGCTTTATTGACAGTCATGCTTCTTCGTCTAGCTGCAGTATGGATGAAAATGCTTGTTCTAATTCTGTGTTGGAGACGAGTTGCCAGTTGAATGGCAATAGTGGTGATATTCCAGAGTCTAGCGATGCTGGGGGGACGGGGTCATCCTTCCAGGAAAAGAATTATTCTGGCTATGTGCATCCTACTTTTGTGAGTGGATGGATGTATATCAATGAAAATGGACAGATGTGTGGTCCTTATATTCAGCAACAGCTATCTGAGGGTTTATCCACTGGTTTCCTGCCTGAGGATCTTCCTGTTTATCCCATTGTAAATAGGACATTACTGAATCCTGTACCTTTGAAGTACTTCAAGCAGTTCCCTGACCACATTGCCACTGGTTTTGCATATCTGGGCATGTGTATCTCTGGAGCATCCGTGCCTGCAAATTGTTTTGCCTCTTTCAATATGAGTTCAGCTATACATGGGCAAAAAGGCATTGTTCTGCATGCTTCTCAAGTTTCTTCTTGTCCAGATGCACAGTTGGTTTCCTGTTCACAAGTGCATCACAATACTTATTGCTCAAATCAGCCATTTTCAAATTCCAAGGCAGTGAACCTTGATACGCCATACCTTGATACACCATTCTCTCTACCG TCACGGGAAGATTCTTGTTGGATGTTTGAGGATGATAAAGGGAGGAAACATGGACCACATTCTCTTCAGGAACTTTATTCCTGGCATCAGTATGGATATCTCGGGGATTCATTAATG ATATATCATAATGAAAATAAGTTTAGACCCTTGCCATTGCTATCTGTTATCAATGCTTGGAGAATGGATAAACCTGAATCTGTCTTTGTGTCTGATGTCAAAACCGATAGTGGCTCACTACTCAGCTTCATTTCTGAAATTTCTGAAGAAGTTTCTTGTCAACTGCATTCTGGAATCATGAAAGCAGCTCGTAGAGTTGCGTTAGATGGGATAATCAGCAATGTCATCTCTGAGTTTTCTACTATGAGGAAAGCTCATAGAAATCCTAGGCTCAATTACCAAGATGCCAAAACTTGTTCTACAGATGAAAAAATG TCTGAAGTTCCTGGTGAGAGAAGGAATGTTGTTGCTAATGAGTGCCAAGCTGCAACCTGCGACCTTTTCTCTGATAAGGCATATGTTGATCAGATACCTGTGCAGTTTCACAGAAGCACAAAATCTGTTGGAAGCATTGATAATGTCTGGAGGTCTTATGCAGTTGTTTGTAGAATTCTTTTTGATTATTGCATGGAAGTCATGTGGAATGCTGTCTTTTATGATGCCGTAAGAGAATATTCTACTTTCTGGCGGAAAAGAAAACATTGGTTTGCTCATCAAAATATTAGAATCCCTGCTACTGTCACGGATTATGTCAAGGAGACTGAAAAATTACCCAGTGAGCTT GAATCCTTTGATTGCGATGTTGAATGTCCTCCTGATTTTGATCTTGTGATGGTTGAAAAAGATAGTCAATCACAATCACCTTGCATTTCTTCATTTGTGCCTTTTGGGGAGAAGTCATCAAAACTGAACAGCCTATCAGACAGTGGTTGTGCATATGATGGCATAAAATGCATCTTAGAATATGTAGAAAATGAACTACATGTGTCCACAAAGGTGTCTTTGGTCGAGTATGTTGAACTTCTTGTCAAAGAGGAAGTGCGAAAGGTAGTTAAGTTCTCAGAGGATGACaaattgaataag GAGACCTTTGAATCTTCCTTTCACTGTTACCAGACAactgaaaatagttcttcagagtTGCATGATGAACTGAGGATTGACTCCAATAAAGTGACTCTTGAGACATCCAGTGATTCTGTGCAAGCTGGAAAACCCTTTGATTTCTGTGCCAGTGCCTTCGAAAAATCACGGGCATACGTTAATGATACAATGGATGACCAGAATATTAATGAACCTCCACCACCTGGATTTGAAGATAATATTAGAACTCTTGTCCCATCATCTACATGTAAATTCCAACTTTCAAGATCAGATGAGTCTATTCCTAAGATCAGAGAGTATGTTGCCATGGCAGTGTGCAGGCAGAAGTTGCATGATGATGTATTGAAGGGGTGGATATCAtttttcattgatgacatccttggTCAATATGTTGGACTGCATCATACTTCAAAAGGACCCTTGGAACCTGACTCTAATGTG GAAGGGACATATATTACAAATAAGGAACATGATAGCACCACTATTGCTTCACTAGAAAAAGTTAAGGAAGGATCAAGGAAATTTAATAGTTCAGACTCTACAGAAATGCCTTTGGTTACTGGTAAATACACGTACCATCGCAAGAAAAAGTTGGCATGGAAGAAGTTGGGGTCATCTTCTCAGTCTTTGACTCAAGTTGACGCAGGGTTACAACATCAGCCTGTGGAGAAGTCAAGAAAGCATCAAATTGTCAGAGAGGTTGCTGAGAATGTAGCAGTGGAACCTGTTGTTGCAACTCTGAAGAAGGAAATAACCAAGGGCCAGACTGAATTATCTGTTAACGCTAGGCCTTTAAAAACCAATGTTAAAAGCAGTTCTCCAAGCAATCAATCATTGGCCAAAAATGCTACTCATCAAAAAGTAATAAAGATTAAGCGCACAGTTCCGAGACCTA AACATGCTGTAAAACGTACGGGGAAGAGTGTTTCAAATTCGAGTGAGGACCTTAATAATGTTAAGAAGGTTATTGATAGCAACAGCCATGATGCTGGAATTGAGAAAGCAGTGGTTCATAACTATTCTGAAAATAATCTAATTG CAACTAAGGTATCAAAACTGAAAAGGAAGCATTCAGTGGGTGGTGGGTCAGTGTCACATCCTGCAAAGATTGTGAAAGTGGCCAATACTGCTTCTAAGCAAGTAGCAACCAGACAGGTTACAATGCGGAAGGCAAAGTCCTGTAAATCAAGGACGTCAAATTACTGCCCTAGGTCTGATGGATGTGCGCGGACTTCAATTAATGGCTGGGAATGGCACAAATGGTCTATTAATGCAAGGCCTATTGAAAGAGCTCGTGTTAGGGGAATTGATTGTGTTCATGCCAACTATTCAGGTTCTGAGGCATATACTTATCAGTTGTCGAACGGTAAGGTTCTTTCTGCTAGAACAAACAGAGTGAAGATGCGCAGTCTTCTTGCTGCAGTTGAAGGTGCCGACCTTTTAAAAGCTACACAATTGAag GCAAGGAAAAAGCATCTGCGTTTCCAACGAAGCAAAATTCATGACTGGGGTCTTGTTGCACTGGAGCCAATTGAGGCCGAGGACTTTGTAATTGAATATGTTGGTGAACTAATTCGTCCTCGA ATATCTGACATACGCGAGCGTCTTTATGAGAAAATGGGAATTGGCAGCAGTTATCTTTTCAGACTTGATGATGGTTATGTG GTTGATGCTACAAAACGTGGGGGAATTGCAAGATTCATAAACCATTCTTGTGAG CCCAACTGCTACACCAAGGTCATAACTGTTGAAGGTcagaaaaaaattttcatttatgcgAAACGATTTATCGCTGCTGGGGAAGAGGTCACTTATAATTACAAATTTCCTTTGGAGGAGAAAAAGATACCATGCAACTGTGGTTCTAGGAA GTGTCGTGGATCATTGAATTAG
- the LOC110669235 gene encoding histone-lysine N-methyltransferase ATXR7 isoform X3 has protein sequence MVSSAALVPEFDNSFFSRKRLKVSDFEHQELDLHMATSIQSNTMECLSHGHASSSSCSMDENACSNSVLETSCQLNGNSGDIPESSDAGGTGSSFQEKNYSGYVHPTFVSGWMYINENGQMCGPYIQQQLSEGLSTGFLPEDLPVYPIVNRTLLNPVPLKYFKQFPDHIATGFAYLGMCISGASVPANCFASFNMSSAIHGQKGIVLHASQVSSCPDAQLVSCSQVHHNTYCSNQPFSNSKAVNLDTPYLDTPFSLPSREDSCWMFEDDKGRKHGPHSLQELYSWHQYGYLGDSLMIYHNENKFRPLPLLSVINAWRMDKPESVFVSDVKTDSGSLLSFISEISEEVSCQLHSGIMKAARRVALDGIISNVISEFSTMRKAHRNPRLNYQDAKTCSTDEKMSEVPGERRNVVANECQAATCDLFSDKAYVDQIPVQFHRSTKSVGSIDNVWRSYAVVCRILFDYCMEVMWNAVFYDAVREYSTFWRKRKHWFAHQNIRIPATVTDYVKETEKLPSELLLFVQESFDCDVECPPDFDLVMVEKDSQSQSPCISSFVPFGEKSSKLNSLSDSGCAYDGIKCILEYVENELHVSTKVSLVEYVELLVKEEVRKVVKFSEDDKLNKETFESSFHCYQTTENSSSELHDELRIDSNKVTLETSSDSVQAGKPFDFCASAFEKSRAYVNDTMDDQNINEPPPPGFEDNIRTLVPSSTCKFQLSRSDESIPKIREYVAMAVCRQKLHDDVLKGWISFFIDDILGQYVGLHHTSKGPLEPDSNVEGTYITNKEHDSTTIASLEKVKEGSRKFNSSDSTEMPLVTGKYTYHRKKKLAWKKLGSSSQSLTQVDAGLQHQPVEKSRKHQIVREVAENVAVEPVVATLKKEITKGQTELSVNARPLKTNVKSSSPSNQSLAKNATHQKVIKIKRTVPRPKHAVKRTGKSVSNSSEDLNNVKKVIDSNSHDAGIEKAVVHNYSENNLIATKVSKLKRKHSVGGGSVSHPAKIVKVANTASKQVATRQVTMRKAKSCKSRTSNYCPRSDGCARTSINGWEWHKWSINARPIERARVRGIDCVHANYSGSEAYTYQLSNGKVLSARTNRVKMRSLLAAVEGADLLKATQLKARKKHLRFQRSKIHDWGLVALEPIEAEDFVIEYVGELIRPRISDIRERLYEKMGIGSSYLFRLDDGYVVDATKRGGIARFINHSCEPNCYTKVITVEGQKKIFIYAKRFIAAGEEVTYNYKFPLEEKKIPCNCGSRKCRGSLN, from the exons ATGGTTTCTTCGGCAGCACTTGTTCCAGAATTTGATAATTCTTTCTTCTCTAGGAAGAGGTTGAAAGTTTCAGATTTTGAACATCAAGAACTAGATTTGCACATGGCTACATCAATCCAGTCGAACACCATGGAATGCTTATCTCATGG TCATGCTTCTTCGTCTAGCTGCAGTATGGATGAAAATGCTTGTTCTAATTCTGTGTTGGAGACGAGTTGCCAGTTGAATGGCAATAGTGGTGATATTCCAGAGTCTAGCGATGCTGGGGGGACGGGGTCATCCTTCCAGGAAAAGAATTATTCTGGCTATGTGCATCCTACTTTTGTGAGTGGATGGATGTATATCAATGAAAATGGACAGATGTGTGGTCCTTATATTCAGCAACAGCTATCTGAGGGTTTATCCACTGGTTTCCTGCCTGAGGATCTTCCTGTTTATCCCATTGTAAATAGGACATTACTGAATCCTGTACCTTTGAAGTACTTCAAGCAGTTCCCTGACCACATTGCCACTGGTTTTGCATATCTGGGCATGTGTATCTCTGGAGCATCCGTGCCTGCAAATTGTTTTGCCTCTTTCAATATGAGTTCAGCTATACATGGGCAAAAAGGCATTGTTCTGCATGCTTCTCAAGTTTCTTCTTGTCCAGATGCACAGTTGGTTTCCTGTTCACAAGTGCATCACAATACTTATTGCTCAAATCAGCCATTTTCAAATTCCAAGGCAGTGAACCTTGATACGCCATACCTTGATACACCATTCTCTCTACCG TCACGGGAAGATTCTTGTTGGATGTTTGAGGATGATAAAGGGAGGAAACATGGACCACATTCTCTTCAGGAACTTTATTCCTGGCATCAGTATGGATATCTCGGGGATTCATTAATG ATATATCATAATGAAAATAAGTTTAGACCCTTGCCATTGCTATCTGTTATCAATGCTTGGAGAATGGATAAACCTGAATCTGTCTTTGTGTCTGATGTCAAAACCGATAGTGGCTCACTACTCAGCTTCATTTCTGAAATTTCTGAAGAAGTTTCTTGTCAACTGCATTCTGGAATCATGAAAGCAGCTCGTAGAGTTGCGTTAGATGGGATAATCAGCAATGTCATCTCTGAGTTTTCTACTATGAGGAAAGCTCATAGAAATCCTAGGCTCAATTACCAAGATGCCAAAACTTGTTCTACAGATGAAAAAATG TCTGAAGTTCCTGGTGAGAGAAGGAATGTTGTTGCTAATGAGTGCCAAGCTGCAACCTGCGACCTTTTCTCTGATAAGGCATATGTTGATCAGATACCTGTGCAGTTTCACAGAAGCACAAAATCTGTTGGAAGCATTGATAATGTCTGGAGGTCTTATGCAGTTGTTTGTAGAATTCTTTTTGATTATTGCATGGAAGTCATGTGGAATGCTGTCTTTTATGATGCCGTAAGAGAATATTCTACTTTCTGGCGGAAAAGAAAACATTGGTTTGCTCATCAAAATATTAGAATCCCTGCTACTGTCACGGATTATGTCAAGGAGACTGAAAAATTACCCAGTGAGCTT TTGCTATTTGTGCAGGAATCCTTTGATTGCGATGTTGAATGTCCTCCTGATTTTGATCTTGTGATGGTTGAAAAAGATAGTCAATCACAATCACCTTGCATTTCTTCATTTGTGCCTTTTGGGGAGAAGTCATCAAAACTGAACAGCCTATCAGACAGTGGTTGTGCATATGATGGCATAAAATGCATCTTAGAATATGTAGAAAATGAACTACATGTGTCCACAAAGGTGTCTTTGGTCGAGTATGTTGAACTTCTTGTCAAAGAGGAAGTGCGAAAGGTAGTTAAGTTCTCAGAGGATGACaaattgaataag GAGACCTTTGAATCTTCCTTTCACTGTTACCAGACAactgaaaatagttcttcagagtTGCATGATGAACTGAGGATTGACTCCAATAAAGTGACTCTTGAGACATCCAGTGATTCTGTGCAAGCTGGAAAACCCTTTGATTTCTGTGCCAGTGCCTTCGAAAAATCACGGGCATACGTTAATGATACAATGGATGACCAGAATATTAATGAACCTCCACCACCTGGATTTGAAGATAATATTAGAACTCTTGTCCCATCATCTACATGTAAATTCCAACTTTCAAGATCAGATGAGTCTATTCCTAAGATCAGAGAGTATGTTGCCATGGCAGTGTGCAGGCAGAAGTTGCATGATGATGTATTGAAGGGGTGGATATCAtttttcattgatgacatccttggTCAATATGTTGGACTGCATCATACTTCAAAAGGACCCTTGGAACCTGACTCTAATGTG GAAGGGACATATATTACAAATAAGGAACATGATAGCACCACTATTGCTTCACTAGAAAAAGTTAAGGAAGGATCAAGGAAATTTAATAGTTCAGACTCTACAGAAATGCCTTTGGTTACTGGTAAATACACGTACCATCGCAAGAAAAAGTTGGCATGGAAGAAGTTGGGGTCATCTTCTCAGTCTTTGACTCAAGTTGACGCAGGGTTACAACATCAGCCTGTGGAGAAGTCAAGAAAGCATCAAATTGTCAGAGAGGTTGCTGAGAATGTAGCAGTGGAACCTGTTGTTGCAACTCTGAAGAAGGAAATAACCAAGGGCCAGACTGAATTATCTGTTAACGCTAGGCCTTTAAAAACCAATGTTAAAAGCAGTTCTCCAAGCAATCAATCATTGGCCAAAAATGCTACTCATCAAAAAGTAATAAAGATTAAGCGCACAGTTCCGAGACCTA AACATGCTGTAAAACGTACGGGGAAGAGTGTTTCAAATTCGAGTGAGGACCTTAATAATGTTAAGAAGGTTATTGATAGCAACAGCCATGATGCTGGAATTGAGAAAGCAGTGGTTCATAACTATTCTGAAAATAATCTAATTG CAACTAAGGTATCAAAACTGAAAAGGAAGCATTCAGTGGGTGGTGGGTCAGTGTCACATCCTGCAAAGATTGTGAAAGTGGCCAATACTGCTTCTAAGCAAGTAGCAACCAGACAGGTTACAATGCGGAAGGCAAAGTCCTGTAAATCAAGGACGTCAAATTACTGCCCTAGGTCTGATGGATGTGCGCGGACTTCAATTAATGGCTGGGAATGGCACAAATGGTCTATTAATGCAAGGCCTATTGAAAGAGCTCGTGTTAGGGGAATTGATTGTGTTCATGCCAACTATTCAGGTTCTGAGGCATATACTTATCAGTTGTCGAACGGTAAGGTTCTTTCTGCTAGAACAAACAGAGTGAAGATGCGCAGTCTTCTTGCTGCAGTTGAAGGTGCCGACCTTTTAAAAGCTACACAATTGAag GCAAGGAAAAAGCATCTGCGTTTCCAACGAAGCAAAATTCATGACTGGGGTCTTGTTGCACTGGAGCCAATTGAGGCCGAGGACTTTGTAATTGAATATGTTGGTGAACTAATTCGTCCTCGA ATATCTGACATACGCGAGCGTCTTTATGAGAAAATGGGAATTGGCAGCAGTTATCTTTTCAGACTTGATGATGGTTATGTG GTTGATGCTACAAAACGTGGGGGAATTGCAAGATTCATAAACCATTCTTGTGAG CCCAACTGCTACACCAAGGTCATAACTGTTGAAGGTcagaaaaaaattttcatttatgcgAAACGATTTATCGCTGCTGGGGAAGAGGTCACTTATAATTACAAATTTCCTTTGGAGGAGAAAAAGATACCATGCAACTGTGGTTCTAGGAA GTGTCGTGGATCATTGAATTAG